In Sphingomonas sp. Leaf357, a single genomic region encodes these proteins:
- a CDS encoding MFS transporter, with protein sequence MPPLRFGTKIAYSSGALLDGIANQAVNIFIFFYVTAVCGVPGALAGVALAAGLVVDAVVDPLIGSLSDGWQSRVGRRLPFMIVGAPFTALFMVLIFSLPAALSGMALFAWLTFLSIGLRVSISLFLLPFNAVGAELSDDYAERSSIAAWRWGFAMLGALIAIVMGFGIFLGGEGGLSRRASYAPFALSAALVGMVGAAIAVRALLTMRDRQHPPVTNDGAMHVRLVRELGEVFRNQSFRTLFVGALLLFTSLSIHATLGLHANTYFWRMSPGQMQAVTLSLFGGLLLGAPLAGPFLKFMEKRTVLLIGMAGLALAFSIPATLRLLGLFPFTGTTMVAILSATVVVGGALMAAAAIAFASMMADAADEHEHLFGARREGLYFAGWAFASKAAAGFGSLVSGIALQAIGFKSGGEAAAAAAKLSPATIDWIGAIYGPGASLLALAAASTCLFYRLDAKKHARILTELDQRRAIASATAVAAAAPLAA encoded by the coding sequence ATGCCGCCGCTGCGATTCGGCACCAAGATCGCCTATTCCAGCGGCGCCCTGCTCGACGGGATCGCCAATCAGGCGGTCAACATCTTCATCTTCTTCTACGTCACCGCCGTATGCGGCGTGCCGGGGGCATTGGCCGGCGTCGCGCTGGCGGCGGGTCTGGTGGTCGATGCGGTGGTCGATCCGCTGATCGGTTCGCTGTCTGACGGATGGCAATCGCGCGTCGGGCGGCGGCTGCCGTTCATGATCGTCGGGGCCCCATTCACCGCGCTGTTCATGGTGCTGATCTTCTCGCTGCCCGCGGCCTTGTCGGGCATGGCGTTGTTCGCCTGGCTCACCTTCCTGTCGATCGGGCTGCGCGTCTCGATCTCGCTGTTCCTGCTGCCGTTCAACGCGGTCGGCGCGGAGCTGAGCGACGATTATGCCGAACGCTCGTCGATCGCGGCGTGGCGCTGGGGCTTCGCGATGCTCGGCGCGCTGATCGCGATCGTCATGGGCTTCGGTATCTTCCTCGGCGGGGAGGGCGGCCTGTCGCGCCGCGCCAGCTATGCCCCGTTCGCGCTCAGCGCCGCGTTGGTCGGAATGGTCGGCGCCGCGATCGCCGTCCGCGCGTTGCTGACGATGCGCGACCGCCAGCATCCGCCGGTGACGAACGATGGTGCGATGCACGTCCGCCTGGTGCGCGAATTGGGCGAGGTGTTTCGCAACCAGAGCTTCCGCACGTTGTTCGTCGGCGCATTGCTGCTGTTCACCTCGCTCAGCATCCACGCGACGCTCGGGCTGCACGCCAACACCTATTTCTGGCGCATGTCGCCGGGGCAGATGCAGGCGGTGACGCTGTCGCTGTTCGGTGGTCTGCTGCTCGGCGCACCGCTGGCCGGGCCGTTCCTGAAGTTCATGGAAAAGCGCACCGTATTGCTGATCGGCATGGCCGGCCTCGCTCTGGCCTTCTCGATCCCAGCGACGCTGCGGCTGCTCGGCCTGTTCCCGTTCACCGGGACGACGATGGTCGCGATCCTGTCGGCGACCGTGGTGGTCGGCGGCGCGCTGATGGCCGCCGCCGCCATCGCCTTCGCCTCGATGATGGCGGACGCCGCGGACGAGCACGAACATCTATTCGGCGCGCGACGTGAGGGGCTGTACTTCGCCGGCTGGGCATTCGCCAGCAAGGCGGCGGCCGGGTTCGGTTCGCTCGTCTCCGGCATCGCGCTGCAGGCGATCGGGTTCAAGAGCGGGGGCGAGGCGGCGGCGGCAGCGGCCAAGCTGTCGCCCGCCACGATCGACTGGATCGGCGCGATCTACGGCCCGGGTGCCAGCCTGCTCGCGCTGGCGGCGGCATCCACCTGTCTGTTCTACCGCCTCGACGCGAAGAAGCATGCCCGCATCCTGACCGAACTCGATCAACGCCGTGCCATCGCCTCGGCCACCGCGGTCGCCGCCGCCGCGCCGCTCGCCGCATGA
- a CDS encoding Gfo/Idh/MocA family protein, whose translation MTTAIGIIGCGMVSHAYLGTIVRAPELRLKALASRTMASAETQAARYGGTAMRVADLLADPEIAVVVNLAPPGVHHAIGRQVLAAGKHLYSEKPFATRLEDAHDLLALAEARGLRIGCAPDTFLGGGNQAARRLIDAGAIGTVTGGAIAFGTHGMEGWHPDPAFFYARGGGPLLDIGPYYVTQLVNLLGPVAEVIAIGTRPRATRTATAPGRAGEIIAVAVPTTVNGAILFESGANVSLAMSWDVTQHGRRPIELYGTTGAMQAPDPNQFGGVPRLADGEGEWIATGDEPPRRKLDSATIVRALQAIGQGIDPLTGEPISATTTLGFGDLRGLGLRDLVAAINEGREPRASGRLAVHVLETLLALEASADGGGRIRIRSTVERPEPMPAGDAL comes from the coding sequence ATGACGACCGCGATCGGCATCATCGGCTGCGGCATGGTCAGCCATGCCTATCTCGGCACGATCGTGCGCGCGCCCGAATTGCGGCTGAAGGCCTTGGCCAGCCGGACGATGGCGTCGGCGGAAACGCAGGCGGCGCGCTACGGCGGCACCGCGATGCGCGTCGCGGACCTGCTCGCCGATCCGGAGATTGCGGTCGTCGTCAATCTCGCGCCACCGGGCGTGCATCATGCGATCGGGCGGCAGGTGCTGGCGGCGGGCAAGCACCTCTACAGCGAGAAACCCTTCGCGACCCGGCTGGAGGACGCGCACGACCTGCTCGCCTTGGCCGAAGCGCGCGGGCTGCGGATCGGCTGCGCGCCGGACACCTTTCTTGGGGGCGGCAACCAGGCGGCCCGGCGACTGATCGATGCCGGCGCGATCGGCACCGTCACCGGTGGTGCGATCGCATTCGGCACGCACGGCATGGAAGGCTGGCACCCCGATCCCGCCTTCTTCTACGCGCGCGGCGGCGGACCGCTGCTCGATATCGGGCCATATTATGTGACCCAGCTCGTCAACCTGCTCGGGCCGGTCGCCGAGGTGATCGCGATCGGCACGCGACCCCGCGCCACGCGTACCGCCACCGCCCCCGGCCGGGCAGGCGAGATCATCGCGGTCGCGGTGCCGACCACCGTCAACGGCGCGATCCTGTTCGAAAGCGGCGCGAACGTCTCGCTCGCCATGTCGTGGGACGTGACCCAGCATGGCCGCCGCCCGATCGAACTCTACGGAACCACCGGTGCGATGCAGGCCCCCGATCCCAACCAGTTCGGCGGCGTCCCGCGCCTCGCGGATGGCGAGGGCGAGTGGATCGCGACCGGCGACGAGCCGCCACGGCGCAAGCTCGATTCCGCGACGATCGTCCGGGCCCTGCAGGCGATCGGGCAGGGGATCGATCCGCTGACCGGCGAGCCGATCTCCGCCACTACGACCCTGGGCTTCGGCGACCTGCGCGGCCTCGGCCTGCGCGATCTCGTCGCTGCGATCAACGAAGGCCGCGAGCCCCGCGCGAGCGGCCGTCTTGCCGTGCACGTCCTCGAAACCCTGCTCGCGCTCGAAGCGTCGGCCGACGGTGGCGGCCGCATCCGCATCCGCTCGACCGTCGAGCGCCCCGAGCCCATGCCCGCTGGAGACGCATTGTGA
- a CDS encoding glycoside hydrolase family 130 protein, which produces MTDPAHPLPDWALGPFSVPRRLLEDRADVTFTCAVSGRPVAWASKDVFNPAAIVHDGRICLLVRGEDHVGRYAGTSRIGLATSRDGHHFELEPEPVLAPGNDRWQAWEWPGGIEDPRVVAAPDGGYVCTYTAFDGKVGCLFVATSDDLRTWTKHGPAFAQTPYVRRPTKAGAIVTELRDGALVAARIDGRYWMYWGEGIVYAATSDDLIRWTPVETDAAPDRYLTWDPDARDGAGWWQLDRVAVPQGLLHIAGPRRHRFDSMLTEPGPPALLTKAGIVLIYNGANHFEAGAEGIPPGAYQPGQLLLDAKDPTAVIARLTDPFLRIDPAEAQGQVGNVCFAEGLVAFRDRWWLYVGLADSRLGVATAPLG; this is translated from the coding sequence GTGACCGACCCCGCCCATCCGTTGCCCGATTGGGCGCTCGGCCCGTTCTCGGTTCCAAGGCGCCTGCTGGAGGACCGCGCCGACGTGACCTTCACCTGTGCCGTCTCCGGCCGGCCGGTCGCCTGGGCCTCGAAGGACGTTTTCAATCCGGCCGCGATCGTGCACGATGGCCGCATCTGCCTGCTGGTGCGCGGCGAGGATCATGTCGGGCGCTATGCCGGCACTTCGCGCATCGGTCTGGCGACGAGTCGCGACGGCCACCATTTCGAGCTGGAGCCCGAACCCGTCCTCGCCCCCGGCAACGATCGCTGGCAGGCGTGGGAATGGCCCGGCGGCATCGAGGATCCGCGCGTCGTCGCGGCGCCGGACGGCGGCTATGTCTGCACCTATACCGCGTTTGACGGAAAGGTCGGCTGCCTGTTCGTCGCTACCTCGGACGATCTGCGCACCTGGACCAAGCACGGCCCGGCCTTTGCGCAGACTCCCTATGTCCGCCGCCCGACCAAGGCCGGAGCGATCGTCACCGAACTGAGGGATGGCGCACTGGTCGCGGCGCGGATCGACGGCCGATACTGGATGTATTGGGGGGAGGGCATCGTCTACGCCGCCACCTCCGACGATCTGATCCGCTGGACGCCGGTCGAGACCGACGCCGCGCCCGATCGCTACCTCACCTGGGATCCGGATGCCCGCGACGGCGCGGGCTGGTGGCAGCTCGATCGCGTCGCCGTGCCGCAGGGCCTGCTCCATATCGCCGGCCCGCGCCGCCACCGCTTCGATTCGATGTTGACCGAACCCGGCCCGCCCGCCTTGCTCACCAAGGCCGGGATCGTGCTGATCTATAACGGTGCCAATCATTTCGAGGCCGGCGCGGAGGGCATTCCGCCCGGTGCCTATCAGCCCGGACAGCTGCTGCTCGACGCCAAGGATCCCACCGCCGTCATCGCCCGGCTGACCGACCCGTTCCTGCGCATCGACCCGGCCGAGGCGCAGGGTCAGGTCGGCAACGTCTGTTTCGCCGAAGGGCTGGTCGCGTTCCGGGATCGCTGGTGGCTGTATGTCGGCTTGGCGGATTCTCGCCTGGGGGTGGCGACGGCTCCGCTGGGATAG
- a CDS encoding PilZ domain-containing protein: protein MTILDRETSGLRLAAQVYLDNRTAPRMPAERQVTLRTEREEPIDAMIEDLSLSGFGMSTLADLPIGSVVGLSIGGALRRRVKIVRRVGLAYGCEFLTPLSDLEVNSALRAGDVVEANFLPGPQGENATRSSNRKLSYLAKLYILIGLLAALWAIVIYTAVHLR from the coding sequence ATGACGATCCTGGATCGTGAAACTTCTGGTTTAAGATTGGCCGCGCAGGTCTATCTGGATAACCGAACCGCTCCGCGCATGCCCGCCGAGCGCCAGGTAACCTTGCGCACAGAGCGCGAGGAACCGATCGATGCGATGATCGAAGATCTCTCGTTGTCGGGTTTCGGCATGTCGACCCTGGCGGACCTGCCGATCGGATCGGTGGTGGGATTGAGCATCGGGGGCGCGCTGCGCCGTCGGGTGAAAATCGTGCGACGCGTCGGGCTGGCCTATGGCTGCGAATTCCTGACTCCGCTCAGCGATCTGGAAGTGAATTCCGCCTTGCGCGCCGGCGACGTGGTCGAGGCGAACTTCCTGCCCGGCCCTCAGGGCGAGAATGCTACGCGATCCTCGAACCGAAAATTGTCTTATCTGGCAAAGCTTTACATCCTGATCGGGCTGCTCGCGGCGTTGTGGGCGATCGTGATCTACACTGCCGTGCATCTCCGCTGA
- the prsK gene encoding XrtA/PEP-CTERM system histidine kinase PrsK has protein sequence MHFIVYWSLVLSTICYAALAVWRLSIARRHPRALHLGLAFAGMAVWTASLLIGWPWLLAISEPLRDLGWLTYILWTTRTFEQDDDARRTIRIYCASLGVLVVVRAGLSLAIAQGDLSDTAAYTLTIVMLSAHWLFALGGLAFAHFLYRATGSSAASGFRLIVVALGVIWAYNLNLFTLMLLGYPLAVLLLQGTGLLVLALVPALALAARRKERWKVTLSRQATTRSLLFVAIGTYFVILSTATRALIWAGGHAADLAKLIVAVLLALTVLAIGLLPKLRARVKALFVKHLFEHRYDYRSEWLRFSATIADRTMPNLSAEERAIRSVADVTESLGGALLLAERGDRLALAGSWQWTTPDPFSHALPVDPQWLDDLAQSARILTLDEIRTTGGSMPEDTAVPDWLLREHKAWVVVPLARSGRLVGIIVLGRPRLDRDLDWEDFDLLRVIGQQVTVHLTDAQNQAELDEARRFEEFNRRFAFIIHDLKNVVSQLSLVSSNAAQHGANPKFQAAMAKTLENATGKMTTMLSRLSTDRQIAEPNLAEVDPADLLSRISRESYADGVVTLSIEQHCKILADQEQLSIAIEHLVTNAIEASPAGAPVTLSLTIWDGMVVIAVEDKGEGMTPDFIRKELFKPFASTKKNGFGIGAAEARSLVLAMGGDMEVISVKGSGSRFALKFPVLRSPEEERLQSE, from the coding sequence ATGCATTTCATAGTATATTGGAGCCTCGTCCTTTCCACGATCTGCTATGCGGCGCTCGCCGTGTGGCGGTTGTCGATCGCCCGCCGCCATCCGCGCGCCCTGCATCTCGGCCTTGCCTTTGCCGGCATGGCGGTGTGGACCGCGTCGCTGCTGATCGGATGGCCGTGGCTGCTCGCGATCAGCGAACCGCTGCGCGATCTCGGCTGGCTCACTTACATCCTGTGGACGACGCGCACCTTCGAACAGGATGACGATGCCCGTCGGACCATTCGGATCTATTGCGCCTCGCTTGGTGTGCTGGTCGTGGTGCGGGCCGGGCTCTCGCTCGCCATCGCGCAAGGGGATCTGAGCGACACGGCCGCGTATACGTTGACGATCGTGATGCTGTCCGCGCACTGGCTGTTCGCGCTCGGTGGCTTGGCCTTCGCGCATTTCCTGTACCGCGCCACCGGATCGTCGGCCGCCTCCGGCTTCCGCCTGATCGTCGTCGCGCTGGGGGTGATCTGGGCCTACAATCTCAACCTCTTCACCTTGATGCTGCTCGGCTATCCGCTCGCGGTGCTGCTGCTGCAGGGGACTGGCCTGCTCGTCCTCGCGCTCGTACCGGCGCTGGCCCTGGCGGCGCGGCGCAAGGAACGCTGGAAGGTGACCCTGTCGCGACAGGCCACCACCCGCTCGTTGCTGTTCGTCGCGATCGGCACCTATTTCGTCATCCTCTCCACCGCCACCCGCGCGCTGATCTGGGCCGGGGGCCATGCCGCGGATCTGGCAAAGCTGATCGTCGCGGTACTGCTCGCGCTGACGGTGCTGGCGATCGGCCTGCTGCCCAAACTGCGCGCCCGCGTGAAGGCGCTGTTCGTCAAGCATCTGTTCGAACATCGCTATGATTATCGCAGCGAATGGCTCCGCTTCAGCGCGACGATCGCCGACCGGACGATGCCCAACCTCTCGGCCGAGGAACGCGCGATCCGCTCGGTCGCCGACGTCACGGAATCGCTCGGCGGGGCGCTCCTGCTGGCCGAGCGCGGCGATCGGCTGGCGCTGGCCGGCAGCTGGCAATGGACCACGCCCGATCCCTTCTCGCACGCTCTGCCGGTCGATCCGCAATGGCTCGACGACCTCGCGCAGAGCGCCCGCATCCTCACGCTCGACGAGATCCGCACGACCGGAGGATCGATGCCGGAAGATACCGCCGTGCCGGACTGGCTGCTGCGCGAGCACAAGGCCTGGGTGGTGGTGCCGTTGGCACGCTCGGGTCGCTTGGTCGGCATCATCGTGCTCGGCCGTCCCCGGCTCGATCGCGATCTCGACTGGGAGGATTTCGATCTGTTGCGTGTGATCGGCCAGCAGGTGACGGTGCATCTGACCGATGCGCAGAATCAGGCCGAGCTGGACGAGGCGCGCCGGTTCGAGGAATTCAACCGGCGCTTCGCCTTCATCATCCACGATCTCAAGAACGTTGTGTCCCAATTGTCGCTCGTGTCCAGCAACGCCGCCCAGCACGGTGCCAACCCGAAATTCCAGGCGGCGATGGCCAAGACGCTGGAGAATGCCACCGGCAAGATGACGACGATGCTTTCGCGCCTATCAACCGATCGCCAGATCGCCGAACCGAACCTTGCCGAGGTCGATCCGGCCGATCTGCTGTCGCGCATCTCGCGGGAAAGCTATGCCGACGGGGTCGTCACGCTGTCGATCGAGCAGCATTGCAAGATCCTCGCCGATCAAGAGCAATTGTCGATCGCGATCGAACATCTGGTGACCAATGCGATCGAGGCCAGCCCGGCGGGTGCGCCGGTGACCCTGTCGCTCACGATCTGGGATGGCATGGTCGTCATCGCGGTGGAGGATAAGGGCGAGGGGATGACGCCCGATTTCATCCGCAAGGAATTGTTCAAGCCGTTCGCCTCGACCAAGAAGAACGGCTTCGGCATCGGTGCGGCCGAGGCGCGCTCCCTGGTCCTGGCCATGGGCGGCGATATGGAAGTGATCAGCGTTAAGGGTTCGGGAAGCCGTTTTGCGCTAAAGTTCCCCGTGCTGCGTTCGCCTGAAGAAGAGAGACTGCAATCGGAATGA
- the prsR gene encoding PEP-CTERM-box response regulator transcription factor, translated as MTRVAKQKLLIVEDDIGLQSQLEWAFEAYDVIVASDRKAALSAVRNHKPAVVTLDLGLPPDADGATEGLATLREIVAISPETKVIVASGHEARESAQTAIALGAHDFYAKPINIADLGLIVARAFHIHALEAENQKTPRAASSANGIITGSAEMMEVLRTIDKVADAEATVMLLGASGTGKELLAKAIHTKSSRSRGNFVAINCAAIPDTLLEAELFGHERGAFTGAVKMTVGKIEMAQGGTLFLDEIGDVPAQTQVKLLRFLQERVIERIGGRKAIPVDTRVVTATHQDLATMMREGQFREDLYFRLAEIVVKVPTLAERDGDAVLLARHFLQLARDAKRTKAKGFTPDALAAIAEWPWTGNVRELENRVKRATIMADGAMITARDLDLGAAASPVKRAELRVARERADRLAIAEAIAANNGNLSAVARDLDISRPMLYDLMNSYGISKG; from the coding sequence ATGACGCGGGTGGCCAAGCAGAAATTATTGATCGTGGAGGACGATATCGGCCTCCAGAGCCAGCTCGAATGGGCGTTCGAGGCGTATGACGTGATTGTCGCGTCCGATCGCAAGGCGGCGCTTTCGGCGGTGCGCAATCACAAGCCGGCGGTGGTGACGCTCGATCTCGGCCTGCCGCCGGACGCGGATGGCGCGACCGAGGGGCTGGCGACATTGCGCGAGATCGTCGCGATCAGCCCCGAGACGAAGGTCATCGTCGCGTCGGGCCATGAGGCGCGCGAGAGCGCACAGACCGCGATCGCCCTGGGTGCGCACGATTTCTACGCCAAGCCGATCAACATCGCCGACCTGGGCCTGATCGTCGCGCGCGCGTTTCATATCCATGCGCTGGAAGCGGAGAACCAGAAGACGCCGCGCGCCGCCAGTTCCGCCAACGGCATCATCACCGGCTCGGCCGAGATGATGGAAGTGCTCCGGACGATCGACAAGGTCGCCGACGCGGAAGCCACGGTGATGCTGCTCGGCGCGTCCGGCACGGGCAAGGAATTGCTCGCCAAGGCGATCCATACGAAGAGTTCGCGCTCGCGCGGCAATTTCGTCGCGATCAACTGCGCGGCGATCCCCGATACCTTGCTCGAAGCCGAACTGTTCGGCCACGAACGCGGCGCCTTTACCGGCGCGGTGAAGATGACGGTCGGCAAGATCGAGATGGCGCAGGGCGGCACGCTGTTCCTGGACGAGATCGGCGATGTCCCGGCGCAGACCCAGGTCAAGCTGCTGCGCTTCCTGCAGGAACGCGTGATCGAGCGGATCGGCGGGCGCAAGGCGATTCCGGTCGACACGCGCGTCGTCACCGCGACGCATCAGGATCTGGCGACGATGATGCGCGAAGGGCAGTTCCGCGAGGATCTGTATTTCCGCCTGGCCGAGATCGTGGTGAAGGTGCCCACGCTGGCCGAGCGGGACGGCGACGCGGTGTTGCTCGCGCGGCATTTCCTGCAACTGGCGCGCGATGCCAAGCGGACCAAGGCGAAGGGCTTCACGCCGGACGCGCTGGCCGCGATCGCGGAATGGCCGTGGACCGGCAACGTGCGCGAACTCGAAAACCGGGTGAAGCGCGCGACGATCATGGCCGATGGCGCGATGATCACCGCGCGCGATCTCGATCTCGGCGCCGCCGCTTCGCCGGTGAAGCGCGCCGAACTGCGCGTGGCGCGGGAGCGGGCCGACCGGCTGGCCATCGCCGAGGCGATCGCCGCCAATAACGGCAATCTTTCGGCCGTCGCGCGCGACCTCGATATCTCGCGCCCGATGCTCTACGATCTGATGAACAGCTACGGCATCTCCAAGGGCTGA
- a CDS encoding oligosaccharide flippase family protein produces the protein MSTRRLLGWALGGQASSFVVTLLGSIILARLLSPREMGVYAIAVATVGILSILSTAGPASYVIREKEMPELRLRTAMTITFALNALIAIAIYAVSFRAGPWLGDPGVGPVLRCLALIPLIQILEFRPAAMMQREMQFRASTTIATSTALLTSAGQVTLAWLGYSYMSMAYASLAAALFSAIANNIVGRQHMGFRLSVDNWRPIAMFGARMLTISGVAALSWRICELVLGKMLGLTALGLYSRASNISNMIFFNIYGTASRFAFTKLSKDYREHGSVTTSFVISLEMIVSVMWPLLAGSAILAGPIIVNLYGIKWVDAAPVLSLLLASQIVVLAFGMNWELFVIHDEIKKQTRFEAIRAAFGTAAFAIGCTFSISAAATGRIVEALFGLILYLPSMSRLSGAAPARIFRLYGRSAVLTGAACLPAALLMSFEGWNPRTPLPLCLASVALGVGLWIVSLKLTRHPLLDELTRFLRHRRNGSVQPA, from the coding sequence ATGAGTACCCGCCGCTTGCTGGGCTGGGCGCTGGGTGGACAGGCGAGCAGTTTCGTCGTCACCCTGCTCGGCTCGATCATCCTGGCGCGCCTCCTGTCGCCGCGCGAGATGGGCGTGTATGCGATCGCCGTCGCGACGGTGGGCATCTTGTCGATCCTGTCCACCGCCGGCCCCGCCTCCTACGTGATCCGCGAAAAGGAGATGCCGGAGCTTCGTCTGCGCACCGCGATGACCATCACGTTCGCGCTGAACGCGCTGATCGCGATCGCGATCTACGCCGTCAGTTTTCGGGCCGGGCCGTGGCTCGGCGATCCGGGGGTCGGCCCGGTGCTGCGCTGCCTGGCGCTCATCCCGCTGATCCAGATCCTCGAATTCCGCCCCGCCGCCATGATGCAGCGGGAAATGCAGTTCCGGGCCTCCACCACGATCGCCACCTCGACCGCCTTGCTCACCTCCGCCGGCCAGGTCACGCTCGCTTGGCTCGGCTACAGCTATATGAGCATGGCCTATGCGTCGCTGGCGGCGGCGCTCTTCAGCGCGATCGCCAACAACATCGTCGGCCGGCAGCATATGGGGTTCCGGCTCAGCGTCGATAACTGGCGGCCGATCGCGATGTTTGGCGCGCGGATGCTGACGATCAGCGGCGTCGCCGCGCTGTCGTGGCGCATCTGCGAACTGGTACTGGGCAAGATGCTCGGCCTGACCGCGCTCGGCCTCTATTCGCGCGCGTCGAACATCTCGAACATGATCTTCTTCAACATCTACGGCACGGCCTCGCGCTTCGCCTTCACGAAGCTGTCGAAGGATTATCGCGAGCACGGCTCGGTCACGACGAGCTTCGTGATTTCGCTGGAAATGATCGTGTCCGTGATGTGGCCGCTGCTGGCTGGAAGCGCGATCCTGGCCGGGCCGATCATCGTCAATCTCTACGGCATCAAATGGGTCGACGCCGCGCCGGTGCTGTCGCTCCTGCTCGCGTCCCAGATCGTGGTGCTCGCCTTCGGCATGAACTGGGAATTGTTCGTCATCCATGACGAGATCAAGAAGCAGACCCGGTTCGAAGCGATCCGTGCCGCGTTCGGCACGGCGGCCTTCGCGATCGGGTGCACGTTCAGCATCTCGGCGGCGGCGACCGGACGGATCGTCGAGGCGCTGTTCGGGCTGATCCTATATCTGCCGTCGATGAGCCGGCTGTCGGGTGCCGCGCCGGCGCGGATCTTCCGCCTCTACGGCCGATCCGCCGTGCTGACCGGCGCGGCCTGCCTGCCCGCCGCGCTGCTCATGTCGTTCGAGGGTTGGAACCCGCGCACGCCGCTGCCGCTGTGCCTGGCTAGCGTCGCGCTCGGCGTCGGTCTGTGGATCGTCTCGCTTAAGCTCACGCGGCATCCGCTGCTGGACGAACTGACGCGCTTCCTCCGGCATCGCCGCAACGGATCGGTCCAGCCGGCCTGA
- a CDS encoding glycosyltransferase yields the protein MQGPITQADMVVICAVDNRDFLSRCLMRSPDVAGGTLPVVTVEGAASMTKAYNEGLSRTDRTICLFAHQDVYLPKGWQARAVAALNALSEFDPKWQVAGPFGLDARGEAFGRVWDVSLARELGHPSGHPVAVRSFDELLLILRREPNYRFDEGLPHFHLYGTDIAQSALTSGRSAYAIDLPVIHNNQPVNRLDGGYGEAYRYSRRKWRDQLPIFTSVSTLSRNPLDFWRANRGAKARPARTTTLLADSVEAARQAGYE from the coding sequence GTGCAAGGCCCCATCACACAAGCGGATATGGTCGTGATCTGCGCCGTCGATAACCGCGACTTCCTGTCCCGGTGCCTGATGCGGTCGCCCGATGTGGCGGGCGGCACCCTGCCGGTCGTCACGGTGGAGGGCGCGGCGTCGATGACCAAGGCGTATAACGAGGGCCTGTCGCGCACCGATCGGACGATCTGTCTCTTCGCGCATCAGGACGTCTATCTGCCGAAGGGCTGGCAGGCGCGTGCCGTCGCGGCGCTGAACGCGCTCAGCGAATTCGATCCCAAGTGGCAGGTCGCCGGCCCGTTCGGTCTCGATGCGCGCGGCGAAGCTTTCGGCCGGGTCTGGGACGTGTCGCTCGCCCGCGAATTGGGGCATCCGTCCGGCCATCCGGTGGCGGTGCGATCGTTCGACGAGCTGCTGCTGATCCTCCGGCGCGAGCCGAACTACCGCTTCGACGAAGGCCTGCCGCATTTCCATCTCTACGGTACCGATATCGCGCAGAGCGCCTTGACCAGCGGTCGCAGCGCCTATGCGATCGATCTGCCGGTCATCCACAACAACCAGCCGGTCAACCGGCTGGATGGCGGATATGGCGAGGCGTACCGCTACTCGCGCCGCAAATGGCGCGACCAACTGCCGATCTTCACTTCGGTGTCCACGCTGTCGCGCAATCCGCTCGATTTCTGGCGCGCCAATCGCGGTGCCAAGGCGCGACCGGCCAGGACGACGACGTTGCTGGCGGATTCGGTCGAGGCGGCCCGCCAGGCGGGATACGAATAG